The following proteins are encoded in a genomic region of Pseudomonadota bacterium:
- a CDS encoding DUF2961 domain-containing protein, with the protein PLAGAGAIRRLRLTLQAGNQAAALRQTLLELGFDGRQTARVPVGLFFGTGSKRFEALNEWYRTVDPATGQMTVYWTMPYQANANVRVVNSGDQPVQVDLEVETGAWSWTRDSMHFHAAYREDLRLPTVGAQGKDWNYVTIQGRGVYVGDTLEVSKSARSWWGEGDEKIFVDGEAFPSHFGTGTEDYYGYAWGHTETFSQPFISQPLGDANQASGTTVNSRTRALDGIPFDQSLKVDMEVWNWHGGPVDYSVATFWYQIP; encoded by the coding sequence ACCGCTGGCGGGCGCTGGCGCCATCCGGAGGCTCCGTCTCACGCTCCAAGCCGGCAACCAAGCGGCAGCCCTCAGGCAGACCTTGCTGGAGCTCGGCTTCGACGGGCGGCAGACGGCGCGGGTTCCAGTTGGGCTTTTCTTCGGCACCGGAAGCAAGCGCTTCGAGGCCCTGAACGAGTGGTACCGAACTGTCGATCCCGCGACCGGGCAGATGACCGTGTACTGGACCATGCCCTACCAGGCGAACGCGAATGTGCGCGTGGTCAACAGCGGGGATCAACCGGTTCAGGTCGACCTCGAGGTCGAAACGGGCGCTTGGAGCTGGACCCGGGACTCCATGCACTTTCACGCCGCATATCGCGAAGACCTGCGCCTGCCGACGGTTGGGGCGCAAGGCAAGGACTGGAACTACGTCACGATCCAGGGCAGGGGCGTGTACGTGGGCGACACGCTCGAGGTGTCCAAGTCAGCCCGCAGCTGGTGGGGTGAAGGGGACGAGAAGATCTTCGTCGACGGGGAAGCCTTTCCTTCCCATTTCGGTACCGGGACAGAGGACTACTATGGCTATGCCTGGGGCCATACCGAAACTTTCAGCCAGCCGTTCATCAGCCAGCCATTGGGCGATGCGAACCAGGCTTCGGGCACTACGGTGAACAGCCGTACGCGCGCGCTAGACGGCATTCCGTTCGACCAATCCCTGAAGGTCGATATGGAGGTCTGGAACTGGCACGGCGGTCCGGTGGACTACTCGGTGGCGACCTTCTGGTACCAGATCCCGTGA